A single window of Luteipulveratus halotolerans DNA harbors:
- a CDS encoding VWA domain-containing protein → MATSLRSHGVKVGTSEVADAGKVIGALGLDDRETLREGLASAFLRRAGQRSVFDEVFDIYFPAGVGSRSGTPTGADDESASPRERADGVRDLLMEALARDDRAELDRLAALALDRLGELEREGSGWSAAQALDRLAPQTAIAGALQRARQLGAEGDGSQDEGEQGGGSGTQGSGGGGGSGAGSGGVREQLTDRIERDEMRSRVAAFRRRVETEARRRNSELRGTDRIAKYAVQDAFDKRDFLAPGGGELAEMRAAINPLARKLAARLTARRRQQTRGTIDVRKTLRRSLTTGGVPIDPAYAHRRPHRPDLVLLCDVSGSVAGFSGFTMALMQAISAQFNKIRVFAFVSTTDEITDLVRAAGPEDDVVSTALRTRKVLGWGASSSYGQSLDSFAAKFIDAVGPRSTVLILGDARSNYGLPRLETLRTIRDQARQVAWLNPEPVSSWGTGDSLAKEYARVVDMHECRNIDQLRAFVSRALPV, encoded by the coding sequence GTGGCGACGTCGCTGCGCAGCCACGGCGTCAAGGTCGGTACGAGCGAGGTCGCCGATGCGGGCAAGGTGATCGGGGCGCTCGGCCTCGACGACCGCGAGACGTTGCGCGAGGGCCTGGCCAGCGCCTTCCTGCGCCGAGCCGGTCAGCGCAGCGTGTTCGACGAGGTCTTCGACATCTACTTCCCCGCCGGTGTCGGGTCGCGCTCCGGTACGCCGACCGGTGCCGACGACGAGTCCGCGTCACCTCGCGAGCGCGCGGACGGCGTACGAGACCTGCTCATGGAGGCGCTCGCGCGCGACGACCGGGCCGAGCTCGACCGTCTCGCGGCGCTCGCCCTGGACCGGCTCGGTGAGCTCGAGCGTGAGGGTTCTGGTTGGTCGGCCGCACAGGCGCTCGACCGGCTCGCCCCGCAGACCGCGATCGCCGGTGCCCTGCAGCGCGCTCGCCAGCTCGGCGCCGAGGGCGACGGGTCGCAGGACGAAGGCGAGCAGGGCGGCGGCAGCGGCACCCAGGGCTCGGGCGGCGGAGGCGGCTCGGGAGCCGGGTCGGGCGGCGTACGCGAACAGCTCACCGACCGCATCGAGCGCGACGAGATGCGTTCTCGCGTGGCGGCTTTCAGACGTCGGGTCGAGACCGAGGCGCGCCGGCGCAACTCCGAGCTGCGCGGCACCGACCGCATCGCGAAGTACGCCGTGCAGGACGCGTTCGACAAGCGTGACTTCCTCGCGCCGGGCGGGGGCGAGCTCGCCGAGATGCGCGCCGCCATCAACCCGCTCGCCCGCAAGCTCGCGGCCCGGCTGACCGCCCGACGGCGACAGCAGACGCGCGGCACGATCGACGTACGCAAGACCCTGCGCCGCTCACTCACCACCGGCGGCGTGCCGATCGACCCCGCGTACGCACACCGCCGCCCGCACCGGCCGGACCTGGTGCTGCTGTGCGACGTGAGCGGTTCGGTGGCCGGGTTCAGCGGATTCACGATGGCGCTGATGCAGGCGATCTCCGCACAGTTCAACAAGATTCGCGTGTTCGCATTCGTCAGCACCACCGACGAGATCACCGACCTCGTGCGAGCGGCCGGGCCCGAGGACGACGTCGTCAGCACCGCACTGCGCACCCGCAAGGTGCTCGGCTGGGGTGCGAGCAGCTCGTACGGCCAGTCGCTCGACAGCTTCGCCGCGAAGTTCATCGACGCCGTCGGGCCCCGCAGCACCGTGCTGATCCTCGGCGACGCCCGCTCCAACTACGGCCTCCCCCGCCTCGAGACGCTGCGGACGATCCGCGACCAGGCCCGCCAGGTCGCCTGGCTCAATCCTGAGCCCGTCTCGTCGTGGGGCACGGGCGACTCACTGGCCAAGGAGTACGCCCGTGTCGTCGACATGCACGAGTGCCGCAACATCGACCAGCTGCGCGCCTTCGTCAGCCGCGCCCTGCCCGTCTGA
- a CDS encoding MFS transporter: protein MGAATVSPGKQLWAIKAWRYAFPAAVVSRLGDFVFDVTVMLWIVTDLARGESWAPGAASGVLIAAALPVLLVGPIAGVYADRVDRQRLLIRSNTVQAVAIGSLLLIPLLGDRTSRAVDLAWIFAAIVVTNGAGQFFNQARNTMIASTIPDELRTSAYSRQGSANSLIAIAGPPLAAPLYFAVGAEAALAVNALSFLVSSFLLSRFEWDSAPARAAAEQTFWASLRHGARAVAGNRLMAAVTFALTVVTFATGMINVLEVFFVTDVLHRRAELVGVLLMFFAIGTLCGTLTAPRLERRLGAPVIFASSFVLVGVGILAYSRTTSFPVAVAIFFLLAMPLGAANTVFMPMVMRSVPSELLGRTTVVLTVFPKVASLTSMAVTGWLVSTVMKDIDIDVAGTHLGPVDTVFVVSGLLMVATGVMVWRPLSASSPDSSDSTPAPQTEPDTAAGPGATAALQAAEEVVARRRTRTAS, encoded by the coding sequence GTGGGCGCCGCCACTGTGTCGCCGGGCAAGCAGCTCTGGGCCATCAAGGCCTGGCGCTACGCCTTTCCTGCCGCCGTGGTGTCGCGCCTCGGCGACTTCGTCTTCGACGTCACGGTCATGCTGTGGATCGTCACCGACCTGGCCCGCGGCGAGTCGTGGGCCCCGGGCGCGGCGAGCGGCGTGCTCATCGCCGCCGCGCTGCCGGTACTGCTGGTCGGTCCGATCGCGGGGGTGTACGCCGACCGCGTCGACCGCCAACGGCTCCTGATCCGCAGCAACACCGTGCAAGCAGTCGCCATCGGCAGCCTCCTGCTGATCCCGCTGCTCGGCGACCGCACCAGCCGGGCCGTCGACCTGGCCTGGATCTTCGCGGCGATCGTCGTCACCAACGGCGCGGGTCAGTTCTTCAACCAGGCCCGCAACACGATGATCGCCTCGACGATCCCCGATGAGCTGCGCACCTCGGCGTACTCCCGGCAGGGCTCGGCCAACAGCCTGATCGCCATCGCCGGGCCGCCGCTGGCCGCGCCGCTGTACTTCGCCGTCGGGGCCGAGGCCGCGCTGGCCGTCAACGCACTGTCGTTCCTGGTGTCCTCGTTCCTGCTCAGCAGGTTCGAGTGGGACTCCGCGCCGGCGCGCGCGGCGGCGGAGCAGACCTTCTGGGCCTCGCTGCGCCACGGTGCGCGCGCGGTCGCCGGCAACCGGCTGATGGCGGCGGTCACCTTCGCCTTGACGGTCGTCACCTTCGCCACCGGCATGATCAACGTCCTCGAGGTGTTCTTCGTGACCGACGTGCTGCACCGGCGCGCCGAGCTCGTCGGTGTGCTGCTGATGTTCTTCGCGATCGGCACGCTGTGCGGCACGCTCACCGCACCCCGGCTCGAGCGCCGCCTCGGCGCCCCGGTCATCTTCGCCTCGTCGTTCGTGCTCGTCGGCGTCGGCATCCTCGCGTACTCGCGCACGACGTCGTTCCCGGTGGCGGTGGCGATCTTCTTCCTGCTCGCGATGCCGCTCGGCGCCGCCAACACGGTGTTCATGCCGATGGTGATGCGCAGCGTCCCGTCCGAGCTGCTCGGACGGACGACCGTCGTGCTGACGGTGTTCCCCAAGGTCGCGAGTCTGACCTCGATGGCCGTCACGGGCTGGCTGGTCAGCACGGTCATGAAGGACATCGACATCGACGTGGCGGGCACCCACCTCGGGCCGGTCGACACGGTGTTCGTGGTCTCGGGGCTGCTCATGGTCGCGACGGGCGTGATGGTGTGGCGGCCCCTCAGCGCGTCCAGCCCGGACAGCTCCGACAGCACGCCGGCCCCGCAGACGGAGCCCGATACAGCTGCAGGCCCCGGCGCGACGGCGGCGCTGCAGGCGGCCGAGGAGGTCGTCGCCCGACGACGCACGCGTACGGCGTCCTGA
- a CDS encoding AAA family ATPase: MSVEHEPTFTSVEQAQSALAEVGYLASSAIATTAFLADTLGKPLLVEGPAGVGKTELAKAISRASGAELVRLQCYEGVDEARALYEWNHAKQLLRITAERDAAWDEVRSDIFAEEFLLARPLLKAVRSEKPVVLLVDELDKADEEMEGLLLEILSDFQVTVPELGTITARTQPFVVLTSNATRELSEALRRRCLFLHVDYPDADLEERIVQLQAPELSDALSTSVVRVVRALRDLNLRKAPSIAETVDWARTLVALGADELEPELVRSSLGVILKHQDDITTAANTLDLDRALAG; the protein is encoded by the coding sequence ATGAGTGTCGAGCACGAGCCCACGTTCACCTCGGTCGAGCAGGCGCAGTCGGCGCTGGCCGAGGTCGGCTACCTCGCCTCGTCCGCGATCGCGACGACCGCCTTCCTCGCCGACACGCTGGGCAAGCCGCTGCTCGTCGAAGGCCCGGCCGGTGTCGGCAAGACCGAGCTCGCCAAGGCCATCAGCCGCGCGAGCGGGGCCGAGCTCGTGCGCCTGCAGTGCTACGAGGGCGTCGACGAGGCGCGCGCGCTCTACGAGTGGAACCACGCCAAGCAGCTGCTGCGCATCACCGCCGAGCGCGACGCCGCCTGGGACGAGGTGCGCTCGGACATCTTCGCCGAGGAGTTCCTGCTCGCCCGACCGCTGCTCAAGGCTGTCCGCAGCGAGAAGCCCGTCGTGCTCCTGGTCGACGAGCTCGACAAGGCCGACGAGGAGATGGAGGGGCTGCTGCTGGAGATCCTGTCCGACTTCCAGGTGACCGTCCCCGAGCTCGGCACCATCACCGCGCGCACTCAGCCGTTCGTCGTCCTCACCTCCAACGCCACCCGCGAGCTGTCCGAGGCCTTGCGCCGGCGCTGCCTGTTCCTGCACGTCGACTACCCCGACGCCGACCTCGAGGAGCGCATCGTCCAGCTGCAGGCGCCCGAGCTGTCCGACGCCCTGAGCACGTCCGTCGTGCGCGTCGTCCGAGCGCTGCGCGACCTCAACCTGCGCAAGGCGCCTTCGATCGCCGAGACCGTCGACTGGGCCCGCACGCTGGTCGCGCTCGGCGCCGACGAGCTCGAGCCCGAGCTGGTCCGCAGCAGCCTCGGCGTCATCCTCAAGCACCAGGACGACATCACCACCGCCGCCAACACGCTCGACCTCGACCGTGCCCTCGCCGGCTGA
- a CDS encoding cation:proton antiporter, giving the protein MHVALPILLLVSTVVVVATLSRRVGLSAPLVLTALGAVASYLPWMPTPFEVEPEVILLGFLPPLLFAAASQTSLIDLGRNRQQIAALSVFLVLATAFGVGLVAWLLLHGWVGLDLPFAAAFALGAVVAPPDAVAATAIARKIGLPRRVVTILEGESLFNDATALVTLRTAIALTAGGASLLTTGRDFLIAAVGGAVVGLVAFKVLAYIRTHVTEPVTDVAISFLTPWLAYLPAEQIHYDGGHASGVIAVVVCGVLLAHKAPIIQTAQSRVSERMNWSTIQFLLENLVFLLIGLQTRTIVDAVVRDPHIGLGRTLLVGLGILLTVMVVRPLFVMPLTWLWKRWQSPDQAVSLREAAIISWAGMRGVVTLAAAFVLPTGFPQRESLVLIALVVTVGTLVVHGFSLGWLARRLDLHGPDPREDALQAAQVTQAAVRAGSAELNRVIEDPDSPDVPDDVEQALRSQSERRANLAWERLGGGRDDAEAPTAVYRRLRTAMLQAERTRCSRCATPASSSTTSCAP; this is encoded by the coding sequence GTGCACGTCGCGCTCCCCATCCTGCTGCTCGTCTCGACCGTGGTCGTCGTGGCGACGCTGTCGCGACGCGTCGGCCTCTCCGCGCCGCTGGTGCTCACCGCTCTCGGTGCGGTCGCGTCGTACCTGCCGTGGATGCCGACGCCGTTCGAGGTCGAGCCCGAGGTCATCCTGCTCGGGTTCCTGCCACCGCTGCTGTTCGCCGCCGCGTCCCAGACGTCGCTGATCGACCTGGGTCGCAACCGGCAGCAGATCGCCGCGCTGTCGGTGTTCCTGGTGCTCGCCACGGCGTTCGGGGTCGGGCTGGTCGCCTGGCTGCTGCTGCACGGCTGGGTCGGCCTCGACCTGCCGTTCGCGGCAGCGTTCGCGCTGGGCGCCGTGGTCGCGCCTCCGGACGCCGTGGCCGCCACGGCGATCGCCCGCAAGATCGGGCTCCCCCGGCGCGTCGTCACCATCCTCGAGGGCGAGTCGTTGTTCAACGACGCCACTGCGCTCGTCACGCTGCGGACGGCCATCGCTCTGACCGCCGGAGGCGCGAGCCTGCTGACGACCGGCCGCGACTTCCTGATCGCCGCCGTCGGCGGTGCGGTCGTCGGGCTCGTCGCCTTCAAGGTGCTCGCCTACATCCGCACGCACGTCACCGAGCCCGTCACCGACGTCGCGATCTCCTTCCTCACGCCGTGGCTGGCGTACCTGCCCGCTGAGCAGATCCACTACGACGGCGGTCACGCGTCGGGGGTGATCGCCGTCGTCGTCTGCGGCGTGCTGCTCGCGCACAAGGCACCGATCATCCAGACCGCCCAGTCGCGGGTGTCCGAGCGGATGAACTGGTCGACCATCCAGTTCCTGCTCGAGAACCTCGTCTTCCTGCTGATCGGTCTGCAGACGCGCACGATCGTCGACGCCGTCGTACGCGACCCGCACATCGGCCTCGGCCGCACCCTTCTCGTCGGGCTGGGCATCCTGCTCACGGTCATGGTGGTGCGACCGCTGTTCGTCATGCCGCTGACGTGGCTGTGGAAGCGCTGGCAGAGTCCCGACCAGGCCGTGTCCCTGCGCGAGGCCGCGATCATCTCCTGGGCCGGGATGCGCGGTGTGGTCACACTCGCCGCGGCGTTCGTGCTGCCCACCGGCTTCCCGCAGCGCGAGTCGCTCGTGCTCATCGCGCTCGTCGTCACGGTCGGCACCCTGGTGGTGCACGGGTTCTCGCTCGGCTGGCTCGCCCGCCGGCTCGACCTGCACGGGCCTGACCCGCGCGAGGACGCCCTGCAGGCCGCCCAGGTCACCCAGGCCGCCGTACGGGCCGGCAGCGCCGAGCTCAACCGGGTCATCGAGGACCCCGACTCCCCCGACGTGCCCGACGACGTCGAGCAGGCGCTGCGCAGCCAGTCCGAGCGGCGTGCCAACCTGGCCTGGGAGCGGCTCGGCGGCGGACGGGACGACGCGGAGGCACCGACCGCGGTCTACCGCCGACTGCGTACGGCGATGCTGCAGGCCGAGCGCACAAGGTGCTCAAGATGCGCGACGCCGGCTTCATCGAGCACGACGTCCTGCGCACCGTGA
- a CDS encoding acyl-CoA dehydrogenase family protein → MFELTKDHEDFRHVVRDFAEREVAPHIAQWDRDHHFPSHLVPQMGELGFFGLVVPQEYGGAGLDEGGFTYLCLAIEELGRVDQSVGITLSAGVGLGINPILTYGTDEQKQRFLPDLVAGKTLAGFGLTEPDAGSDAGATRTRASLTDGSWTINGAKAFITNSGTDRTSVVTVTAKTGERADGKPEISAIMVPSGTEGFTVEPAYDKLGWHASDTHGLTFTNCVVPEENLLGERGAGFKQFLKTLDDGRVAISALAVGLAQACLEQVTAYSQSRTAFGKPIAINQGVSFQVSDLAVMVEAARLLTYKAAWLKDELEAGRRSVAEVKQAAAICKLYSTEAAVTATRIATQIFGGNGFMEEYPVARFYRDAKILEIGEGTSEVQRMVIARGLGLPQ, encoded by the coding sequence ATGTTCGAGCTGACCAAGGACCACGAGGACTTCCGCCACGTCGTGCGGGACTTCGCCGAGCGCGAGGTGGCCCCGCACATCGCGCAGTGGGACCGCGACCACCACTTCCCGTCGCACCTCGTGCCGCAGATGGGCGAGCTCGGGTTCTTCGGGCTCGTCGTGCCGCAGGAGTACGGCGGTGCCGGGCTGGACGAGGGCGGTTTCACCTACCTGTGCCTCGCCATCGAGGAGCTCGGCCGGGTCGACCAGTCGGTCGGCATCACGCTGTCGGCCGGTGTCGGGCTCGGCATCAACCCGATCCTGACCTACGGCACCGACGAGCAGAAGCAGCGCTTCCTGCCAGACCTCGTCGCCGGCAAGACGCTCGCCGGCTTCGGCCTGACCGAGCCGGACGCCGGCTCGGACGCCGGCGCCACGCGTACGCGCGCCTCCCTCACCGACGGCAGCTGGACCATCAACGGCGCCAAGGCGTTCATCACCAACTCGGGCACCGACCGTACGTCCGTCGTCACGGTCACGGCCAAGACCGGCGAGCGCGCCGACGGCAAGCCTGAGATCAGCGCGATCATGGTGCCGTCCGGCACGGAGGGCTTCACGGTCGAGCCGGCCTACGACAAGCTCGGCTGGCACGCGTCCGACACCCACGGCCTCACGTTCACCAACTGCGTCGTGCCGGAGGAGAACCTGCTCGGTGAGCGGGGCGCCGGGTTCAAGCAGTTCCTCAAGACGCTCGATGACGGACGTGTTGCGATCTCCGCGCTCGCGGTCGGCCTCGCGCAGGCGTGCCTCGAGCAGGTCACCGCGTACTCCCAGTCGCGCACGGCGTTCGGCAAGCCGATCGCGATCAACCAGGGCGTGTCGTTCCAGGTCTCCGACCTGGCCGTGATGGTCGAGGCGGCGCGGCTGCTGACCTACAAGGCCGCATGGCTCAAGGACGAGCTGGAGGCCGGCCGCCGCAGCGTCGCCGAGGTCAAGCAGGCCGCCGCGATCTGCAAGCTCTACTCCACCGAGGCCGCTGTGACCGCGACGCGGATCGCGACGCAGATCTTCGGCGGCAACGGGTTCATGGAGGAGTACCCCGTGGCCCGGTTCTACCGGGACGCCAAGATCCTGGAGATCGGCGAGGGCACCTCGGAGGTGCAGCGCATGGTGATCGCACGCGGGCTGGGGCTGCCTCAGTGA
- a CDS encoding MerR family transcriptional regulator has protein sequence MTTRTPAPATSRTWSIAELADEFEVTHRTIRHYEELGLIEPERRGTVRVFHARDRIRLSLILRGKRIGFPLTEIRKIIDMYDEQPGEAGQLAYLLAQIADRRADLERRRQDIEDSLRELATLERRCRADLRDLTHT, from the coding sequence ATGACAACCCGGACCCCTGCCCCCGCGACGAGCCGCACCTGGTCGATCGCCGAGCTGGCGGACGAGTTCGAGGTCACGCACCGCACGATCCGCCACTACGAAGAGCTCGGCCTGATCGAGCCCGAGCGCCGTGGCACGGTCCGCGTCTTCCACGCCCGCGACCGCATCCGGCTCTCCCTGATCCTGCGGGGCAAGCGCATCGGGTTCCCGTTGACCGAGATCCGCAAGATCATCGACATGTACGACGAGCAGCCGGGCGAGGCGGGCCAGCTCGCCTACCTGCTCGCCCAGATCGCCGACCGACGGGCGGACCTCGAGCGCCGCCGTCAGGACATCGAGGACTCGCTGCGCGAGCTCGCGACCCTCGAACGCCGCTGCCGCGCCGACCTGCGCGACCTCACCCACACGTAG
- a CDS encoding VOC family protein — protein sequence MAGIRGLSGWIGTVLGAPDARTLTAFYRDLLGWELVGDDPDFVAMGIPGSHANLAFQTEEHYERPTWPGQPGTQGMMLHLDIGVRELEPAVADALRLGAELADFQPQDDVRVMLDPAGHPFCLYIDTD from the coding sequence ATGGCTGGGATCCGTGGGTTGAGCGGGTGGATCGGCACGGTGCTGGGAGCACCGGACGCGCGGACGCTCACGGCGTTCTACCGCGACCTGCTCGGGTGGGAGCTCGTCGGCGACGACCCCGACTTCGTGGCGATGGGTATCCCGGGGTCCCACGCCAACCTGGCGTTCCAGACCGAGGAGCACTACGAGCGGCCGACCTGGCCGGGGCAGCCCGGCACGCAGGGCATGATGCTGCACCTCGACATCGGTGTGCGCGAGCTCGAGCCGGCCGTGGCCGACGCCCTGCGTCTCGGGGCCGAGCTGGCCGACTTCCAGCCGCAGGACGATGTCCGGGTCATGCTCGACCCGGCGGGCCACCCCTTCTGCCTGTACATCGACACCGACTGA
- a CDS encoding Maf family protein: MAIPLILASASPARLATLRSAGVEPTVRASAVDEPALVQRAETEFGELEAEDVALLLARAKCEAVAAGLVEAGESADALVLGCDSVLELGGQTFGKPADAADAIARWQQMSGGSGVLHTGHWLIDDRDEGTDATFGAVASTTVHFARLSQDEIEAYVATGEPLEVAGAFKIDGLAGAYIRGIEGDYHNVVGLSLPLLRELLAEVDVAWHELRD, from the coding sequence ATGGCGATCCCTCTGATCCTGGCCTCAGCGTCCCCTGCTCGCCTCGCGACTCTGCGCAGCGCGGGCGTCGAGCCGACCGTCCGTGCGTCCGCGGTCGACGAGCCCGCGCTCGTGCAGCGGGCCGAGACCGAGTTCGGCGAGCTGGAGGCCGAGGACGTCGCGCTGCTCCTCGCACGCGCCAAGTGCGAGGCGGTCGCCGCCGGGCTGGTCGAGGCCGGCGAGTCGGCCGATGCGCTGGTGCTCGGCTGCGACTCGGTCCTGGAGCTCGGCGGTCAGACCTTCGGCAAGCCGGCCGACGCCGCCGACGCGATCGCCCGCTGGCAGCAGATGAGCGGCGGGTCCGGTGTGCTGCACACCGGGCACTGGCTCATCGACGACCGCGACGAGGGCACCGACGCGACCTTCGGGGCGGTCGCCTCGACGACCGTGCACTTCGCCCGGCTGAGCCAGGACGAGATCGAGGCCTACGTCGCCACCGGCGAGCCGCTGGAGGTCGCCGGCGCGTTCAAGATCGACGGTCTGGCCGGGGCGTACATCCGGGGCATCGAGGGCGATTACCACAACGTCGTCGGGCTGAGCCTGCCGTTGCTGCGCGAGCTGCTGGCCGAGGTCGACGTCGCCTGGCACGAGCTGCGCGACTGA
- a CDS encoding acyl-CoA carboxylase subunit beta, with amino-acid sequence MTTQEAHDAHVVDVRDRLQAAYDASATPTEKAKAKLDSQNKLYVRDRIALLFDEGSFVEDGRYANATAEGLPADGVVTGRGTVEGRPAIVVANDPTVKAGSWGARTVEKIVRATEAALREELPVFWFVDSAGARITDQVELFPGRRGAGRIFHNQVALSGKVPQICCLFGPSAAGGAYIPSFTDVIIMVEGNASMYLGSPRMAEMVVGEKVSLEEMGGARMHCTVSGVGDLLASDDTEAIELAKLYFSYVPSTWRDEPPSYVGEEPSAPLTRATVPEVESQPFDVHDVIDGLVDDDSFFEVKPLFAAELVVGFGRMDGRTVGIVANNSMVKGGVLFTDSADKAARFIWTCDAYSIPLIYLTDVPGFMIGSEVERGGIIRHGAKMVSAVSEATVPQFCVVLRKAYGAGLYAMAGPGFGPDATLALPSARIAVMGAEAATNAVYANKIAAIEDEAEREAFIAAKREEYLQDVDIERLAADLVIDGIIEADELRGELLKRLQYAARRDRAFSTRRRAIPPV; translated from the coding sequence GTGACGACGCAGGAGGCACACGACGCGCACGTCGTCGACGTCCGGGACAGGCTGCAGGCGGCGTACGACGCCTCGGCCACTCCCACCGAGAAGGCCAAGGCCAAGCTCGACAGCCAGAACAAGCTCTACGTCCGTGACCGCATCGCGCTGCTGTTCGACGAGGGCAGCTTCGTCGAGGACGGCCGCTACGCCAACGCGACCGCCGAGGGCCTGCCGGCCGACGGCGTGGTCACCGGGCGTGGCACCGTCGAGGGTCGGCCCGCGATCGTGGTCGCCAACGACCCGACCGTGAAGGCCGGCTCGTGGGGTGCGCGCACGGTCGAGAAGATCGTCCGCGCCACCGAGGCCGCGCTGCGGGAAGAGCTGCCGGTGTTCTGGTTCGTCGACTCCGCCGGCGCGCGCATCACCGACCAGGTCGAGCTGTTCCCGGGCCGTCGCGGCGCCGGGCGGATCTTCCACAACCAGGTCGCGCTGTCGGGCAAGGTGCCGCAGATCTGCTGCCTGTTCGGGCCCTCGGCCGCGGGCGGTGCGTACATCCCGAGCTTCACCGACGTGATCATCATGGTCGAGGGCAACGCCTCGATGTACCTCGGCAGCCCGCGCATGGCCGAGATGGTCGTCGGCGAGAAGGTGTCGCTGGAGGAGATGGGCGGTGCGCGCATGCACTGCACCGTGAGCGGCGTCGGTGACCTGCTGGCCTCCGACGACACCGAGGCCATCGAGCTCGCCAAGCTGTACTTCTCCTACGTACCTTCGACCTGGCGCGACGAGCCACCGTCGTACGTCGGTGAGGAGCCGAGCGCGCCGCTCACCCGGGCCACCGTGCCCGAGGTCGAGTCGCAGCCGTTCGACGTGCACGACGTCATCGACGGACTGGTCGACGACGACAGCTTCTTCGAGGTCAAGCCGCTGTTCGCCGCCGAGCTGGTCGTCGGCTTCGGCCGCATGGACGGCAGGACCGTCGGCATCGTCGCCAACAACTCCATGGTCAAGGGCGGCGTGCTGTTCACCGACAGCGCCGACAAGGCAGCGCGGTTCATCTGGACCTGCGACGCCTACTCCATCCCGCTGATCTACCTCACCGACGTGCCGGGCTTCATGATCGGCTCGGAGGTCGAGCGCGGCGGCATCATCCGGCACGGCGCCAAGATGGTCTCCGCCGTCTCCGAGGCGACCGTGCCGCAGTTCTGCGTGGTGCTGCGCAAGGCGTACGGCGCCGGCCTGTACGCCATGGCCGGCCCCGGTTTCGGACCGGACGCCACGCTCGCGCTGCCGTCCGCGCGCATTGCGGTGATGGGGGCCGAGGCTGCCACCAACGCGGTCTACGCCAACAAGATCGCCGCCATCGAGGACGAGGCCGAGCGTGAGGCGTTCATCGCCGCCAAGCGCGAGGAGTACCTCCAGGACGTCGACATCGAACGCCTGGCCGCGGACCTGGTGATCGACGGCATCATCGAGGCCGACGAGCTGCGCGGTGAGCTGCTCAAGCGGCTGCAGTACGCCGCCCGTCGCGACCGCGCGTTCAGTACGCGCAGACGGGCGATCCCGCCGGTCTGA
- a CDS encoding UBP-type zinc finger domain-containing protein, protein MRDAGFIEHDVLRTVMTSLDVEESMIAAIGEREQDLHDRMLLTPEARQGGCEDLREADSTRVEPETHAECPECLREGTTWVHLRLCLACGNVGCCDSSVGRHATRHYEETGHPVMRSFEPGEAWRWCFKHDLLG, encoded by the coding sequence ATGCGCGACGCCGGCTTCATCGAGCACGACGTCCTGCGCACCGTGATGACCTCGCTCGACGTCGAGGAGTCGATGATCGCCGCCATCGGTGAGCGCGAGCAGGACCTGCACGACCGGATGCTGCTGACCCCCGAGGCCCGGCAGGGCGGGTGCGAGGACCTGCGCGAGGCCGACTCCACGCGGGTCGAGCCCGAGACGCACGCCGAGTGCCCCGAGTGCTTGCGCGAAGGCACGACGTGGGTGCACCTGCGGCTGTGCCTCGCCTGCGGCAACGTCGGCTGCTGCGACTCCTCGGTCGGCCGGCACGCCACCCGTCACTACGAGGAGACCGGCCACCCGGTGATGCGCTCGTTCGAGCCGGGCGAGGCCTGGCGCTGGTGCTTCAAGCACGACCTGCTCGGCTGA